One genomic region from Marmota flaviventris isolate mMarFla1 chromosome 6, mMarFla1.hap1, whole genome shotgun sequence encodes:
- the Tmem217b gene encoding putative transmembrane protein 217B produces the protein MDVRMLSFLVGLFSVFNTVQFIIFDLNQMTYIGYQDKYNIYKTTDSQLGSWVMRNRRVINTVLSLVTLGVSCFLLYCLHNNTYTGLPIYAVWIVAYECIHLSIALFIHRIIKKQFRELSHLYLIFQVSRMFLHFLGLPCLAKHGYSIYKDSSISGKLSRRRRSSVSTMDSWSPVGPGMLYRKSN, from the coding sequence ATGGATGTCAGGATGTTGTCCTTCCTGGTGGGCCTCTTCTCTGTCTTCAACACCGTCCAGTTCATCATCTTTGACCTGAACCAGATGACATACATCGGCTACCAAGACAAGTACAACATCTACAAGACCACCGACTCCCAGCTGGGCTCTTGGGTCATGAGAAACAGGCGGGTCATCAACACGGTCCTGTCCTTGGTCACTCTGGGCGTCAGCTGCTTCCTCCTCTACTGCCTCCACAACAACACCTACACCGGGCTGCCCATTTACGCCGTGTGGATCGTCGCCTACGAGTGCATCCACCTCTCCATCGCCCTGTTCATCCACCGGATCATCAAAAAACAGTTCAGGGAGCTGAGCCACTTGTACTTGATCTTTCAAGTCTCGAGAATGTTCCTGCACTTCTTGGGTCTGCCCTGCCTTGCCAAGCATGGCTATTCTATCTACAAGGACTCCTCCATCTCGGGCAAGTTAAGCCGCCGCAGGCGCTCCTCGGTCAGCACCATGGACTCGTGGTCCCCGGTCGGACCGGGAATGCTGTACCGCAAGTCAAACTAA